GGTGCGGTATGGAGAAGCTTCGGGCACGGATGCAGTCAGAGTGACCCAGGAAGAAATCAATACCCGAATGCCCGGAATGGGACCAAAAACAACAAAGCCCATCAGAGGAAGGCATGGAGGAGAGTTTTCAACTTTTGGGGATTATGCAGTGAGTTTATTTGAGCACATTGAGTATCATGGTGACCCACCTTCCAGGGCTTTATTTGATTTGGTGGCGGTTGCTATCTTGAAGAATCCCAATTGGGGAGAAGTTAGGGAAATTCCTGCACCGATTTTGATCGACAATCAATGGGTGGAAAGGCCGGAAAATCCAAGAAAAATAACCCTTTGGGAGAATTTTAACAGGGATGCCATCATCCATGATTTTTATCATTCCTTATCCAATTACCAAAATGTCCAACCCAAACTTTAAGCCATGTATATCATCGAATCCTATTCTTTGGCTGTTCTTTTCTGTGTTATAACCATGTTATGTTGGGGTTCTTGGGCCAATACCCAAAAACTCGCTGGAAGCAATTGGAGGTTTGAACTTTTTTACTGGGATTATGTGATCGGGATTGTGGTGTTGGCATTGATTTTTGGATATACCCTTGGAAGTAATGGAGAATATGGCAGGAGTTTTTCAGAAGATCTGTTTCAGGCGAGCAGCAAAAGTTATGCTTTGGCCTTTATTGGGGGAGTGGTTTTCAACTTGGCAAATATTCTCATCGTAGCCGCTATTTCCTATGCGGGGATGTCAGTGGCTTTTCCTGTGGGTATTGGCTTGGCATTGGTGCTCGGGGTACTGGTGAATTATATATCAACTCAAAAAGGAGATCCGATTTTACTGTTTATTGGTGTGGCTTTAGTAGCATTGGCTATCATTTTTGATGCCTTGGCCTACCAAAAACTTGCAAAAACCAATCAAAAAAATCCCAGAGTGGGATTGGCCTTGGCTTTGGTAGGAGGTTTTCTGATGTCATTTTTTTACTTC
This window of the Aquiflexum balticum DSM 16537 genome carries:
- a CDS encoding GRP family sugar transporter; the encoded protein is MYIIESYSLAVLFCVITMLCWGSWANTQKLAGSNWRFELFYWDYVIGIVVLALIFGYTLGSNGEYGRSFSEDLFQASSKSYALAFIGGVVFNLANILIVAAISYAGMSVAFPVGIGLALVLGVLVNYISTQKGDPILLFIGVALVALAIIFDALAYQKLAKTNQKNPRVGLALALVGGFLMSFFYFFVAQSMSLDFSNPEGGKFTPYGAVFVFSVGILLSNFIFNTILMKKPIEGNPLSGADYFAGKPWVHFVGILGGIIWCVGMSFSILAAEKAGPAISYGLGQGATMIAAFWGVFIWKEFKNAPKDTHWLIGGMFLLFVLGLGLIVYAGV